The Candidatus Anaeroferrophillus wilburensis sequence CAAAATACTGCTGGTGAACCCCACCAGAATCTGGGCAAGCAAAGTACGTGGTGTTAATTTCTTGATCGCGTTCATCGCTAGTTCTCCAGTTCGGGCGAGATCATTTCAACCATACCTTTCAGCGGATCAGGAACTGAAAAATAAAAATATTCAGCCATGTTCTGATTTACACTGACCATGGAACTGGAGGCAGAAAAGCTCCCGCTGGCCGGCAAAGCGCCGGTTCTGGAAAAAGTCACTACGGCTGCCGCAGTTTCCTGCAACAACATTTCAGGGGAATAATGGATAGCGCAGAGAGCACCGTATTTTGCGAAGGGAAAAGCGGCACCAATTACGGGACGGTGATAGTCATGCTGCATACGAAGTATTTCTTTGATGATGACCGTATTCAGCAAGAGCGGATCCGGAAAAGCCCAGACAGCATCGGAACTTTGGAAAAGATTTTTCAAGGCTGGCAATACCTCGCGTGGAGAGGAAATCTGGACAACATCAAGATCCAGCCCTACTTGGCGGGCTCATGTCCAATTGGCTGGTCAAATAACCGCTGGTGAGCAATCCCAGTGTTTTTATCTTGGGGAATAGTAATTTTATCTGCCGCAACTGGACCGCTGGATCTACCCATAAAAAGGTGCCGGTCCACTTGCCGGTTTTTTCCATAGCCCGGACAGCCAATTTCGGTTTGGCAACAAAAAGAAATATTCCGTTGGCATTAGTTTCTGTTTGCAGACAGAACGTCAGGGCCGTATCACCGAAAACAATGATTAATGATGGTTTTTGGCGACGGAATGCATCGAGATCATTGTCGTTCCATTCGCTGGTTACCGGCCAGTTTATCACTTGAATCTCAGGGTTCATCTGCCCCATTTCCGCTTCAAGGTTTTTGATCAAAACCTGATGAAAGGACAGATCGCCACGATACACCAGGGCAACTCTGCGATTTTCTGCCGATTCTGTGGCAAAAGCAAAAACTGATGAACTGAAAATGCCAATCAGCAGGATTCCCAGCATCATTACAATTTTCAGCCGATTCTGTTCCATTCTTAAAACCGGTACTTTGCCCACAATTCGCCGCTGATTCCCGGTCTGGCGAAATGATCTGAAAGCCTCCAAGTGATGTCAGGATATGCATAGTCAACATCAAAAAGGTTATGAACTGAAAGAACCAAATCCAAACCAGGAACCAGACCTCGTAAATCATGAACCGTGACCGCCAGATTGGTTAACCAATAGGCATCCACATCCTCCAGCGTAATTCCTTCAACGGCTTCAATCCTATCCCTAAAGAAAAAGCTCATATTCAGATTACAAAACCGATCTAAAGCCCAGTCAAAGCCTGCACTTCCCAACCATTGGGCAACGCCGGGGACATCATCGCCATTACTTTTTTTATGATCAATATAGGAAATAGTCGTAAAGCAGGATACTTTCGATAACAATCCGGGAAGCTGATAACGGACGTCCAGATCCAAACCCCAGTTTCGGCACTTACAACTGTTTTCAAACTGTGCCAGACCAGTTATGTCATCGTAAAATAGATCGATCATATGATCGAAGTAATTCCAATATCCCGATAGCTGGGCGCTGAAACAACAACCGGGATGCCATTCAAGACTGGCTTGCCAGGAATCGACCTCCTCGGCGTCCAAGTCCGGATTGCCCATCGACGGATTACCTCCATCAAGTTTGTACAGTTCCCTGAAACTTGGAGCCCGAAAAGCCTCGCTGTAGGACAATTTTAACCGCCATTCTGGTTGCGGGGCATAGACCATACCGATACTGGGGGAAAAAGCATTACCAAAATCATCGTAATAGTCGAGCCGCCCTCCCAGAGTCATACTAACTTTCGGAGTAATGTCCCACTGATCTTGGAGGAATATACTGCAAAAAAAACGATCTGCTTCAGAAATCCAGTTGAACCGGTCGCTGACATCCTGTTTTTCCGCCAATGGTGTCGGATCGTAGTTGGCATGATGCTCAGCATCGTGAAGATATGACTTTCTCAGTTCACCACCGATGGTAGTCAGGTGGCCTGCCCAGGCATGAACATCCAGTTGCAGCTCACCGCCACCTTCATCGACCCGGGCATTCTGGTCACTATAAATTCCATCGGGGTATACTCCATTGACATCCTGGAAGCCAGGAGGTTGCAGATTAACATCAAAATCATGATTATAACCATTGTAGAACAGCTTTGCCTGGAGAAACAGCAGATCATCATTAAAGGAGTTGCTATAGTTCAAATCGCTCCAGAAATAATCCCGAGTCAAGGTCGTTTGATCCGAAAGGGATTTTCCCGGATTGAAAAAACCGCCATCGCTATGATGTAGATATTGTCCTTGCAATCTCCAGTTTCCGGTTTCCAGGCCAAAGGATAAATCAGTACGGTTCACCCATTCACTGCTAGGCCCGGGTGCTCGGGAAACATCACCATTAACCGGTGATGATGACAGGATATCAGATTCAACCTTTACCTCCCCGCCGTGGGTGCGAAAATAATTGATATTCCCCCAACAGGAAAGCTTGTCAAAGGAGTTTTTCAACTCCACGTTGTAGCGCTGCAGATCTTCGGTGCCAAATCGGACACTTGTGGTTAGACCGTCAGTGGCAACGGTCCGGTTGGTTATGATATTGACAACCCCCAGCAGGGCATCACTGCCATACAGGGTGGAACCAGGACCGCGCAGCACTTCGATCTTCTGGATGTAATCAACAGCCAGATCGCTATAAAAGAATGCGCCTCCTCCCGTCAGAGCCAAATTGACATCATGACCATCAATAAGAATCTTAAGCCTTTCTGCTCCTCTCGAGCGAACCCCCCTGAACGTAAGCTGGCTGTA is a genomic window containing:
- a CDS encoding TonB-dependent receptor, with the protein product MTVITAEQLQRLGVRDLRDVWPLIPGMQEGIATAGYSQLTFRGVRSRGAERLKILIDGHDVNLALTGGGAFFYSDLAVDYIQKIEVLRGPGSTLYGSDALLGVVNIITNRTVATDGLTTSVRFGTEDLQRYNVELKNSFDKLSCWGNINYFRTHGGEVKVESDILSSSPVNGDVSRAPGPSSEWVNRTDLSFGLETGNWRLQGQYLHHSDGGFFNPGKSLSDQTTLTRDYFWSDLNYSNSFNDDLLFLQAKLFYNGYNHDFDVNLQPPGFQDVNGVYPDGIYSDQNARVDEGGGELQLDVHAWAGHLTTIGGELRKSYLHDAEHHANYDPTPLAEKQDVSDRFNWISEADRFFCSIFLQDQWDITPKVSMTLGGRLDYYDDFGNAFSPSIGMVYAPQPEWRLKLSYSEAFRAPSFRELYKLDGGNPSMGNPDLDAEEVDSWQASLEWHPGCCFSAQLSGYWNYFDHMIDLFYDDITGLAQFENSCKCRNWGLDLDVRYQLPGLLSKVSCFTTISYIDHKKSNGDDVPGVAQWLGSAGFDWALDRFCNLNMSFFFRDRIEAVEGITLEDVDAYWLTNLAVTVHDLRGLVPGLDLVLSVHNLFDVDYAYPDITWRLSDHFARPGISGELWAKYRF